TGCCTACGGCACCGATCAGGCGGCGCAAACGACCACCCTTTCCTACGATGCGCTGGCGCGGGTTGTCTCCACCACCCAAACCGGGAGTCCTTCATCGACCACCGTGTACGGCTACGACCTGATGGGCAATCGCGTCTCGGTCACCGATGCCGAGAATCGCACCACCACCTTCGATCACAATTACAAGGGGCAGGTGACAACCATCACCGATGCTCTTTCTCAAAAGACCGCGCTTGCATACAGCGGCGCCGGGTGTCCTTCCTGCGGCGGCAACGGGGTGGACAAGCTCATTTCCCTGACTGACGCCAAAAACCAGACAACCAGCTTTCGCTATGATCCCAACGGAAACCTCAAAAGCGAAACCGACCCGCTGGGCCACACGATCCTCTACGTCTACACCGCAGGCGGGATGCTGGAGAAGAAGCTTCGTGACACCAACGGCGATAAAGAGGTCGACGGCGGTGATGAGCTGCTGGTGAGCTACCACTACGCCGACAACGGCCAGCTTATCGGCAAGACCGATCATATCACCGGAGAGACGACCACCTTCAGCTATGACCCGAACGGGCGGCTGCAGACGGCAATCAACCCCGCGATTGGCTACACGCTCGAATATTATGCCAACGGCTGGCTGAAAAAGGTCACCGACTCCAACGGCCGGGTGATCTCCTACGATCAATACACCGGCGCCGGGCAGAAAACGCAAGTCACGTATCTGCCCGGCACGGTCGATGAGAAGACGCTGGGCTATGGCTACGACACCGCCGGTCGGCTGGAAACGATTGCCAGCGCCGCCGGCACATTCTCCTTCGGCTACGACGCACGCAGCCGCCGCAGCACCCTGT
The genomic region above belongs to Geoalkalibacter subterraneus and contains:
- a CDS encoding RHS repeat protein, producing the protein MDAPDTTTTLAYGTDQAAQTTTLSYDALARVVSTTQTGSPSSTTVYGYDLMGNRVSVTDAENRTTTFDHNYKGQVTTITDALSQKTALAYSGAGCPSCGGNGVDKLISLTDAKNQTTSFRYDPNGNLKSETDPLGHTILYVYTAGGMLEKKLRDTNGDKEVDGGDELLVSYHYADNGQLIGKTDHITGETTTFSYDPNGRLQTAINPAIGYTLEYYANGWLKKVTDSNGRVISYDQYTGAGQKTQVTYLPGTVDEKTLGYGYDTAGRLETIASAAGTFSFGYDARSRRSTLSYPNGVVAVYGYAPDRDWLAGLDYQGSGGTLLSIAYPSHDLVGNRLQKTRDGVPTSYGYDDIYQLVSAGAEDCR